Genomic window (Dolosigranulum savutiense):
CTTAGAACAATTAATCAATCAACTTGACGATGACACAACAATTTTCTTATTGACAACTCATGTTAGTCGACCATGGGCAGCTGACGTTAATGCTCAATTTAGACAAATGGCTGAAAAGCATGATAATATTTATCTCATGGATTGGGCCAATAATTTCAGCTATGAGGGTCATCTCTATGAACCTGATGGCATTCATTTAAATTATGATGGAATTAATGTATGGATTGACTTCATCGAATCACAGTTACTCGATACTTTAAATAATGGCAATACCGATAATACAGACAACGCCTAAATGCTTATATAGTGAAAAGTGCCTCAAGCAGACTAATCTTGTTTACTTGAGGCATTTTACTATTTAATTAACTTTTTATTTTTGTATCGTATTTAAAATAGCTTCCAAATAACCCTTCTTATCAACAAAAGTAGCCCCTGATACAACATCTGCGCTTTCTTCAGTATCTTTTCCGTCCAGTTTATCGATTGCTTCTTGTAATTCTTGCACGGTCATTCCAGCAACAAATTCAGAAATTGCGCGGTGGTTCTCGTCATAAGTCTTTGTTGCTTCCCCTTTGTCAGCCATTAATTCTGAATAAATTTCAGTATTAGCTAATTTTGAGATTAATGTTGTGTTTTCATTGTACGCTTCTCCGAATGCTTGATCACTATTTGGCACACCTTCAACATCGGTAGCTTCCATAAATTGTAACTCATCTTGAATAGTTGCTAGAATTATATCGTCTTGATGCAGAACACCTACTAATGCAAAAGACTTTAAGCCATGCGGTGCTTGTAAGGAATAAGATAATTCCACATTGGCTATATTTTCTACGTTGTCCGTAGAAAATTCAAACCCGTCTTTCGCCACATTAACAATTTCTTCCAAATATCCAGGTGTGTCCACTAATGTCGCGCCTGAAACCACATCACTAATACCACTTGGATCCTCGACATGATGCAATTCTTCGATAGCTTCTTCCAGCTCACTAATCGTTTTTCCTTCCGCGAATTCACTAATCGCTTCATAACCATCAACAAGAGAATGGGTTGCTTCGGCTTTTTCGGCCATTAACTCAGAATATGCCTCATTATTTTCAACTTTACTAATTAAGACTTGGTTCTCATCATATGCTTCACCAAAATCACTATCTGCATTCGGTACGCCGTGATAATCACCTGCTGTATCCATAAACTGGAATTCATCAATATGAACGTGTGTAATCGTGTCACCATCTAATCCCACAAAAATAGCTGAGAAAGAACGTTCGCCGTGAGGTGCACCGTAACCAAGCTTAAGCGTCACTCCTTGTGCTTCACTGTCATCTGTCGCCTGATCCTCATCGGCAACTGGATCTTCTTCATCGACAGCTTCATCCATCATATCTGTATCTTGTTCCGCACCTTCATCCATTTGCTCCACTGTTTCATCCTTATTCACTGTCTCTTCTGATCCATTATGAGTATTGTCACTACAACTGGCCAACAATAAAGTTGCTGACATAACACCCAATGTTTGATACATCTTTTTCATCCTGTATTCCTCCCTTTAGTCCCCTTAATTTATTTACAAGTTCATTATATCACAATCAATCTAGCAGAATTCTTTTCCTGTTATATTTTAATTGATTTTTAATATACTTAATAACTCTATTGCTTGCTTTATTATTTTTATATAGTCTATTCGTGATATTTTCATTTATTTACGTTAAAATAGTATATGTTAGGAAAATGATAAAAAAAGGAGCACCTATTAATGAAATTACGTTGGAAAATTGTAACAGGAGCAACACTATTAAGTGGTACAATTGCTTATATCAGTCATCTCCTCTATAAGAATGCTGTTGATAACCAAGGCTTGAATGAAGTCGCCGATCACTCGATGCGCCAAGTCTATGCTGAAGATCCTTGGAAAGAGGCAAAAAAATGGTTTCATTCAGTCAAATTTGAAGAGTACACCATTAAATCCTATGATAATTTAACATTATATGGAAAATTTATTCCCCATGAAAAATATCCAGATCGAGTAGCCATTATTGCTCATGGGTACGGACAAAGTAATTTAGATATGGCGCCTTGGGTTCATTTATTTTATGATTTAGGGTATAGTATTTTGCTACCCGATGCACGTGGCCACGGTAATAGTCAAGGAAATTATATTGGTTTTGGCTGGCACGAACGACTAGATTACCTAGAATGGATAGATTGGTTGAACAGTACCTACGATCATCCTAATACTGTCTTATTTGGCTTAAGTATGGGAGCTTCAACCGTTATGAACGTTAGTGGGGAGCCGCTTCCCGATAACGTAAAAGCGATTATCGAAGATTGTGGCTATAGTTCAACTTATGAAGAATTAGCTTACCAACTCCGTTCTCAATATAAACTTCCTGCTTTCCCTTTCTTACCTCTCACGAGTATTTATACAAAATATCGTGCAAATTATTCCTTTAAAGAAGCCAGTCCACTCGAGCAAATTCAAAAAAGCCAGCTCCCTATCTTATTCATTCATGGAGGCAAAGACGAAATTGTCCCAAGTTGGATGGTGCATGAGTTATATGAAGCAGCTAGAGAACCAAAAGAACTTTATTTTGTAGAGGAAGCGACTCATGGGTATGCCTATGTCCTTGATAAAGCTACCTATCGCCAACGTATTTCATCATTTTTAGCTAAATATATATAATTTTCACACATAATTTAACCTAAATACGCTATCGTTGAGAGATATTCTCCCAACGATGGCGTTTCTTTATTAGCACGACCAAACTACTTAATCAACTTTCTATTATATTTTTTTATAAAAGAGGCTGTTAAAAAAGCTTTACACATAAATTCTTTTAATAAATTTGATATTTTCACTAGACAATGAGATTAAAATGAGTTATAATTAAGATGTCGTTCATTATTAGCGCTTACATTTGAATTTAAGTGCTAATACCGTTATGTGAACTTTATATAGAAGGGAAGAGGACTTATGAGACAACACATTAACCCGGACGATATCAATATGTCAGAACTACTGGCAATTGTTGGACAGAATAATCGCAGACAACTGGAACAAGCACTGGAAGAATTATGTCATCCAGTCATACAATTATTTTTAAAGAAGTATCGTATTCCACCCGTTCACCAACCCACGATTATTGCTCAAGCAAAAAAGATATTAAGCGAGGCCGTACATTCGTATGACACAACAGATCAGCACGACACAAACCATTTCACAGGATTTGAAGCCTATTTTGAGAGATGCTTGGAACGTGAGTTAAGTGATCAGTTAGCAGCCTATCAAATGGACTATAAAAACGAACGAAACGATTCAACAACTGACAACATAACAAAGCCGGTCTCTTTCGATACATTTGAACAAAAAGTATTTGCTTCTTACTTATTAAATCAACCTTACAATAGTATTGCTAAAAAGATGGAAACTGATGTTGAAAAAATAAGAGCGTGTGTGGGTCAATGCGCTCAGAAGATTTCTAATCTTATTGATAAACAGCCCGGTATATAAATAAAATTCAATCATTTTTAATAAAGTAGCTAATCTCATCAACCGATTAGCTACTTTATTTATAATTTACTGAATGAAAAATAATACAATAATAGCCCCAAGACAAATATACGGACCAAATGGGAGCTTCGCTTCAACATATGATTGATGACCTCTATACTGTCTATAAAAACTAATCAGTGCTAATACAGAAGCCCACCATACAATCCAAAGACTATTTTGCCATCCAAATATTGCTCCCAGAAGAATTAATAACTTCACATCTCCCATTCCTAATGATTCTTTCTTCGTACAGACCATTACTATAACTAACATAATTAGTTGTATGCCTGCTCCCAGCAAAGCAGCTTGCCAAGAAATAGGTGATAACATCACTAATACTGGCGCAAACAGAAGTAAAAAATGATTAGGAATGCGATAATGCCAATAATCACTAACTGAAATAATAGCAGAAAAGCTAATAAACACTAAGTAAAAAATCAAGTCTTCCGACCACCCCACTTTTAAATAGCTCCATACAAATAATATACCGGTTAATAGTTCAATAATTGGATATATTAATGAAATAGTCATCTGACAATTTCTACATTGTCCTCGTTGTATGATGTACGAAATTATCGGAATTAATTCACGAGTCGTTAGACGCTCTTTACAATAAGGACATGCTGAGTAAGATGATTGCTTGTCATTCCACCACGTTAAGCGATAGCCGACCACATTGAAGTAAGAACCTAGAATAGCACCGTATATTAAGAATGTAAAACTAATGAGCCCAGTAGACATAACTGTCACCCTTTCTACTCTATTAATACACGAGCTGCGCTTAAATTCATATCTATAGTTTAATTTTTTTGCCAACAATTAGTTGTATATTGCAAGTTAAAAAATAAAATACATTATCTTTATCCTCTTAAGTCTGATGTAGCGCCTTTTTATAAAGTTGTATAATGCATCTAATTTACCCATCCATACTTTTCATCATCAACATCATATTTGCGCTGTTTTGAAATATAAGGATTGCCACTTACAACAAAGCGCAATTTTTTATCCGTCCACTCCCCTTTATTAGGAATGCCAATACGTGGAAGAGCTACAATTTTTTGAGGAAATCGCCGATTATTCTGAGTTAGTTGAAGAGAGCCTTCAGTAATAGATGTCCCATAATCTTCAACTGTAATACCTAGTGCCTGTGTTAATTTTCCCGGACCATTTACTTGATCAACTCCAAGGATTGGATGACGCCGCTGATCAATCAAAGCAAAGCCGGATTTGGGTTGAATCGCCCGAATCATAACGCCTTGTGGGGTCTGAGTATCGCCTGTTACAATATTGAGTAATATATGTCCTCTCATTTGATAGAGATAGATCGTTCCTGATTGACTATATTGTGCCCGAAGTCGTCGCGTTTTCTTACCACCATAGCTGTGTGAGGCTAAGTCCTCCACACCAAGATAAGCTTCCACATCAACAATCCAACCTGTCACTATCCCTGCTTTGGTTTCTTTTTGGAGTACGCAACCCAATAAGTCTCGGGCAACCTCAGCAGTAGGACGTTCTGGGCTCAGTAAACTTTTCATTATTGAGGTCCTTTCTAATTTAATGCAGCAAATACGTCCGTCATATCCTGAATAAATAAGAGCGGATTGAGCCGATGCGTACGAATGGGTTGATTATTGATAACAATTGCTTGGGAGCCATTGAAGTAATCAATTAATCCGGCCGCTGGGTATACGACTAAAGATGTTCCGGCTACAATCAAAACTTCCGCTTCTTTAATTGCCCGAATCGCCTGATCTACGACTGCCCTATCAAGCTGTTCACCGTAGAGCGTTACGTCAGGTCGAACGATACCTAGATCAGCTGAGCATCTTGGAATGCCAGACTTATCTAATATTAATTCTTCATAATTATAGTACCGACCACATTTTATACAATAATTATGTTCCGTTGTCCCATGCAAATGATGGACGTGACTACTCCCTGCTTGCTCATGCAAGTTATCAATATTTTGTGTAACAATCTGTACATGTTTTCCTTGTTCCTCCAATTTCGCCATAAATTGATGAGCAATATTGGGCTGTGCTTCTGGGTAGACTAATTTATCAAAGTAAAACTGAAAAAATTGTGCTGGATTTTTCCGAAAAAAACTAGCAGATACAATTTCTTCGGCTGGTAGTTGCCGGTGCTGATCCTCAGCGTATAATCCAGCTGAGGATCGAAAGTCTGGAATACCACTCGCAGTCGACACCCCTGCCCCACCAAAAAATACAATCCGATGATGCTGGTTAATTATTTCCTTGAATTGTGCTAACTTTTCGTCCATACTCATATAAATGCTTCCTCTCTATTAAAAAAGCTCTGGCCAATGCCAAAGCTTTTGTTTGTTAATCACTATCCAAATCAAGCACAGCCATAAATGCTTCTTGTGGAATTTCTACATTTCCGACATTCTTCATACGTTTCTTACCTTCTTTTTGTTTCTTCAAGAGTTTCTGACGACGAGTAACATCTCCACCGTAGAGTTTCTCTGTAACATCTTTACGATAAGCCTTAACCGTTGAACGCGCGACAATATTGTGACCAATTGCTGCTTGAATTGGAATCTCAAATTGTTGACGTGGAATTTTTTCTTTCAATTGATCAACAATTGCTCGTCCTCGTTCATAAGAAAATTCTTTGTGTACAATGAAGCTCAAGGCATCAACTGAATCGCCATGAATGAGAATATCCATCTTCACCAGATTACTCTGTTCATATCCTGCTGCTTCATAATCAAGCGAGGCATATCCCTTTGTCATTGACTTCAATCGGTCAAAGAAATCAAAGACAATCTCTGAAAGTGGTAAATTATAAATTACATTGACACGTAAATCATCTAAATATTCCATTGTGACAAAGTTCCCGCGTTTACGCTCACAAATTTCCATTACAGCACCCACATAATCATTCGGCACCGTAACTGTTGCCTTAACGCGAGGTTCTTCAATAGAGTCAATCTCAGTTGGTTCTGGCATTTCTGATGGGTTGCTAACTTTGATCATTTCGCCGTCTGTTTTTTGAACATGATAAATAACGGACGGAGCCGTCGTAATCAAATCTAAATTAAATTCACGCTCCAGACGTTCTTGAATAACATCCATATGCAACATCCCTAAAAAACCACAACGGAAACCAAAGCCTAGTGCTTGTGATGTCTCTGCTTGAAATTGAAGCGAAGAATCATTTAACTGCAAACGCTCAAGCGCTTCTCGTAAGTCTTCATAGTCTCCAGAATCAGTCGGATACATCCCACAGTATACCATTGGATTCATGGTTCGATAGCCTCTTAGTGGTTTGTCAGCTGGATTATTGGCTAATGTAATTGTATCCCCAACTCGCGCATCTCGAACTGATTTAATATTTGCTGTAATATAGCCAACATCCCCGACCATAAGTGCATCTCTTTCAATCGGTTTTGGTGAGAAGACACCTAATTCAGTCACTTCATAGACTTTCCCGCTATTCATCAGTTTAATCTTATCGCCCTTCTCGATCATACCTTCTTTTACGCGAACACTCAATACGACACCACGATAAGAATCATATACTGAATCAAAAATTAAAGCTTGAACAGGATTATCAATATCGCCTTCTGGTGGTGGCACTTTGTCGACAATTTGCTCAAGAATATCTTCAATTCCAATACCATTTTTTGCACTCGCATGAACGGCATCACTTGCATCTAACCCGATCATATTTTCCACTTCCAGACTAACTCGCTCTGGATCCGCAGCTGGCAAGTCAATTTTATTAATGACTGGTACAATTTCCAAGTCAGCATCTATCGCTAAGTACACATTTGCCAAGGTCTGTGCCTCAACTCCTTGCGCTGCATCGACGACTAAAATAGCTCCCTCACACGCAGCCAAACTACGTGACACTTCATACGTAAAGTCAACATGCCCTGGTGTATCAATTAAATGGAACAGATATTCTTGTCCATCTTTTGCTTGATATTTTAATTCAACAGTATTTAATTTAATTGTAATTCCACGCTCCCGCTCAAGATCCATTGAGTCCAAGAGTTGATCTTGCATTTCTCGATCACTGACGGTTTCCGTGACTTGCAGAATACGATCTGCTAATGTCGATTTCCCGTGATCAATATGAGCAATAATCGAAAAATTCCGAATACGCTCTTGTCGCTCACGCGCTTGTTGTTTATCCATCAAGTACCCCTACTTTCTATAAACATTCTCCTCCATTATACCATTTATTTAACACAAATATCAACAACCCGAGAAGCTCTTAAAATAATAAGAAGCTAACCCTCATAAAGATGGAAGTTAGCTTCTTATTGGTTCTTAATTATCCAACTAAATAAACTTAAATTTATTTAGTTTTTTTCTTCCATCCACTCATAAATGAGGTAATAGCTACCTTACCCATTCCCCATACACTTGTTGCTACTTTTTGTGGATGAACTAAATTCTTGTCTATTTCTGTCGCTTCTGCAAGAATGTCATCGAAAGCATCGATTGTATTCGCTGCGTGCAGTTTTTGGCTGAACACTTGTCGTTGTGTTGCTGTTAAGTTCGGTAATGCTTGAATTGCCAGTTCGCGTTGCGCACGCTCTTGGACAATCAACCGATAGCGTTCTACTTCAGATAACTGGTTATTTTCTTCAGTCGATGTGTCCACTTCAACATCCGGTTGTGTGTCTTCTGGTTGTTGAACTTCTGGATAATGAACTGAAGATTCGGTCACATCAGCGATAAACTTTCCATCTTCAATTCGGAAGTCGTGCAAGGTGTAACTCTGTTCATTGGCAAAGTGACGGATGCGACGTTCGGCTTGTTCTAAGCTAGTGAACTCGCCTAATGAGCCACGGTGAACGGAGCCATTTTCAAGTGTAAACTCGAAAGCCGCTTCTGCTTTTGATGCCGGAGTTTCTTCCGGTTGCTCTGGTTCTGGGAGTGGTTGACTAAAGTCGGCGTCAACTTCTGCTAGGAACGTTCCATTATCGAGGCGGAAGCTCTGTAATGTATAGCCCAGCTCATTCGCATATTGGCGAATACGACGTTCTGCCTGTTCTAAGTTAGCAAACTCACCTAATGAACCACGGTGAACAGAACCATCCTTATTGGTGAAAGCAAAAGTCGCTTCCACTGTTTCTGGCATTTCTTGTGGTTCCGATGGTTGTTCCGGTTGAGGTGTGTCTTCATTCTCGCCCGGTGTCTGACCATTTTCTTCAGTTCCAGATGTGTCTGGCTCTGGGGTTGGAGCTGGTTCAGGTGTCACCTCTGGCTGTGCCTCTACAACTTTTTCGAAGCTCAAGCTGACTTTGTATTCGCCTGGTAAGCCGTTGTCTTGAGTAATCAACTGGTATCCCGCTGCTTTGTACAAGCGGTTTAACGTAGCGACAAAGTCAAGAGCTTTATCCCGGGAAGAAAATGTCAATGTTTCAGTTGACAATTCACCATCCAGCGTTAATTCAAAGACGTAATCTCCCGCATATTGCTCTTCTGATTGTGGCGCTTGTTCCTTATCATTATCTGGTTTAGCTTCTGGTGATGGCGTTTGATCTTCTTGATCATTCTCGTTTTTATCAGGGAATTTTGGTTCAATATACTCCGGTTCTTTAACGACTGGCCGGTCTTTAAAGACCGCTTCAACCGTATAACCTTCTGCATCTAAGCTAGAAATAATCGTTTCTCCTGCTTCTCTTAGCTGACTTTCATTATTAATTCGGTAGCCAGCAAAAAGTTTATTTTCTGGAACAACGCCGGTGTAGTCTGGCAAGACAAAATCTTCCCCGGCAACAACATCAAAATTGAGCTGACTATTATCTTTAAACGCGATAGTTGTCTTCGTTTTCGCTTCATCGGCTAGTTTTGTTAATGTTTCTTTTTCAGCATCGAAGTGATATTTCTCTACTTTAGTATTGCCCGCGTAGTCCTTAGCCACTACGGTCATATCAAATGGTCCTTTTTGGTTTGATAAATCAAAGTTATCAATTTTTTGACCATTGACATAGACCTGGTACTCTTGAATTTCACCAGCTTTACCATCATCACGCAAGTCTTGAATCGTAAGGTTGAGATACTTGTTCTCTCCATACGTTAAGGCTAACTCCCCTTTTTTCTCCTTCGATAATTCTAGGTTAATCTCTGGTTTTTTATTATCGTAGAAGAATTGGTAGTGAACGCCAACAGCTGCTTTATTCGGGTTACCATTCTCACCCGCTTTTAGGAACGGTTTGCCATCAAGATCATAAACAACATCTGGGAATCCATTTGATTTGTAATCTTTTATTCCCCAATCCATTACATCACCGTTAGCCACTTTTAATTCCACGTTAAACGGTCTGGAGTTATCGATGTGTAAATCTCCATAGATCAGGTAATCTTCAATGATTGATTCATTAACTCGTAGTTGCCAGTTAAAGCCACCTTTATCCCCGATTCTACCACGCAAGTAGAAGGGTCCTTTCTTCAAGTATAGCTTATTCGTATGACTTGGGTTAAAGTATCGACGATCAAGTTGTAATTCAACTGGTTTTGTATCAAGGTAGAAGACTTTCCCTTCTTCACTGAGCGCGGCCACATCACCTAGTTCACCTTCATACACCTTGTCATCCTCACCCATTAAGACAAGTTTTTTCAGTGCATCTGCACTAGTGGTATCGATTAATTGGCCATCTTTATCTATAGCACGTTTTTGATCATCTGTCTTAATCTTGAAGACTTGATAGCGTAAGATATTAAATCCTTGTTGAGTCTTGAAACGTATATCATAGCTTGTTCGACCATCTTTGCTCAATCTTGAATCGCCATAAACCCATGTAGCGGTCATATCCACCATGTTCGGCTCTGAGTCTATGATCTTCTTAATATCTTCCTTACTGTAGGCACCATTCGAATCAATCATATCCGTCTTACCTGGGTTATAGGAGCTTAATTTTAACGCATACCCATCTCGAACATAGATTTTATCATTTAAAATATAGTAGCCAGGTTGTTTTTCATCTTCGTAGACAGTATTCGTCCCCAACGTAGCATCTTCTCGAGTCGGTAATTTACGAAGGTCAGCTTGGCCTAGTTCGATAATATTACCGTATTGTGAAGCGTAAGGGTGGACTGTTCGTTCTTCCACTTTGTTTTTCGGCATACGAACTTTAAGCACTTTGCGATTTCCTCGGCCATCTCGAATGGTAATACTCATATCACCCGCATATGGCATACCATTAACGATATCATTAACATTACCGTATAAATCAAAAGTTAACGTTTGGGTTGCCGGATCATATTTACTTACAATTTTATTGGTCAATTGGCCATTCGAAATATAAGCACTGGCATCAGATGTTGCGTTCGTTACTTGTCCCATGATTTCAAAACTACCGCTTGCTGATGGATTAACCACACCAATGAAATCTTTTAAGTTTTCCTTATCTTCTACTTCATATTCTAATTCTGAACCATCTTCATACTTAATCGGCTGGTTGTTGTTATCATAGATATACTCCATAATAATTTGTTTTGTGCCACCGTTAACAAAGTCCATAATTTCTTTGTATTTTAACTTAATTTTTTTCTTCAAGTCTGATGTTTCAAAGTCACGAATTGTCGAGACCTCTTTGTTAATGGTGATTTCTGATTCCCCAGTAGGCTGAGTGATGTCTTCAATGGTTGGGGCTTCTGATGTTATTTCTTTATCAGGTGCTACCGCAGATTCTGTCGGTTTTTTCAAGCCTTCTAGCAGCTTGCTTTCATCAATCTCTCCTAATTTAACATACTTAGAACTGTCTACATCAGGATCAACAAGATAATAAGCGACTTTGCCATTCGAATTCGCTTTGTTCGCAAATTTAATTCGGTGAATTTTTGTAAAGTTAGATGCTCCATCCAGCGCAACTACTTCAAGAATTTTACCGCGAAGATCTCCGGCATTTCTAATTTCATAAACGGTATTACCATCCTTATCGAGCAATCTATTTTTACCTTCACCCTCTCCAGCATAGACAACATCTAACATTTTTTCAGGGCGTCCGTCTTGGTCTACAATTGCAGCCCCCGCATACCAGACTTTATTGTTTACTTTTTCAAATTTATCCGGATGAAGCACTTGATCTCTATAGAAGAGCATATCGTTTTTGTAATCTTCTTTAGCTCGGTGGTAGGTATCTTTAACTAATAAACGAATAGCACTTGGATTAGAGAAATCTACCGAAACAATTTCTGGTGGCGTATTATCAATCTTAACTGGAATATATGATTCTTGCCATGGGTGATCTTTAGTTAAGCGATATTTGAACTTGAAGTAGTACTGTCCTTCTGCAATAGATTCAAATTGTCCTTGGATCCCTTCAGAGGACGCACTATCAACGGTTGGTTTAATAACTTCTTCCTTACCACGTGGATTATAGATCAGGCCGTCCCATTTTAAGTCTCCCCAAACTTTTAGGCCTGAACTCTTGATTCCATGAGAATCATTTCGCTTAGAGTTCAAAATACCTCGGACAAAATGCTCTTTCGAGAGGACTTTTAAGGTGTTTTGTTTTTGACCATTTTCACCTGTATTATTTACAATAGAGATTTCACCATTTAAGGCAGACCGAAGCACTAATGGAGATGGAGTGACATCTTTTTGGACACTCGCTTCTTGTAGGTTGCCATCTTTATCTAATGGCGTTACATGAATAATTTTTGAGTCACTCTTTGATGGAGCTAGCAGATCAGGGTGATTATTGAATGCAAAGATATCCGGATC
Coding sequences:
- a CDS encoding peptidoglycan-binding protein — protein: MKKMYQTLGVMSATLLLASCSDNTHNGSEETVNKDETVEQMDEGAEQDTDMMDEAVDEEDPVADEDQATDDSEAQGVTLKLGYGAPHGERSFSAIFVGLDGDTITHVHIDEFQFMDTAGDYHGVPNADSDFGEAYDENQVLISKVENNEAYSELMAEKAEATHSLVDGYEAISEFAEGKTISELEEAIEELHHVEDPSGISDVVSGATLVDTPGYLEEIVNVAKDGFEFSTDNVENIANVELSYSLQAPHGLKSFALVGVLHQDDIILATIQDELQFMEATDVEGVPNSDQAFGEAYNENTTLISKLANTEIYSELMADKGEATKTYDENHRAISEFVAGMTVQELQEAIDKLDGKDTEESADVVSGATFVDKKGYLEAILNTIQK
- a CDS encoding alpha/beta hydrolase, translating into MKLRWKIVTGATLLSGTIAYISHLLYKNAVDNQGLNEVADHSMRQVYAEDPWKEAKKWFHSVKFEEYTIKSYDNLTLYGKFIPHEKYPDRVAIIAHGYGQSNLDMAPWVHLFYDLGYSILLPDARGHGNSQGNYIGFGWHERLDYLEWIDWLNSTYDHPNTVLFGLSMGASTVMNVSGEPLPDNVKAIIEDCGYSSTYEELAYQLRSQYKLPAFPFLPLTSIYTKYRANYSFKEASPLEQIQKSQLPILFIHGGKDEIVPSWMVHELYEAAREPKELYFVEEATHGYAYVLDKATYRQRISSFLAKYI
- a CDS encoding prepilin peptidase, producing the protein MSTGLISFTFLIYGAILGSYFNVVGYRLTWWNDKQSSYSACPYCKERLTTRELIPIISYIIQRGQCRNCQMTISLIYPIIELLTGILFVWSYLKVGWSEDLIFYLVFISFSAIISVSDYWHYRIPNHFLLLFAPVLVMLSPISWQAALLGAGIQLIMLVIVMVCTKKESLGMGDVKLLILLGAIFGWQNSLWIVWWASVLALISFYRQYRGHQSYVEAKLPFGPYICLGAIIVLFFIQ
- a CDS encoding DNA-3-methyladenine glycosylase; translated protein: MKSLLSPERPTAEVARDLLGCVLQKETKAGIVTGWIVDVEAYLGVEDLASHSYGGKKTRRLRAQYSQSGTIYLYQMRGHILLNIVTGDTQTPQGVMIRAIQPKSGFALIDQRRHPILGVDQVNGPGKLTQALGITVEDYGTSITEGSLQLTQNNRRFPQKIVALPRIGIPNKGEWTDKKLRFVVSGNPYISKQRKYDVDDEKYGWVN
- a CDS encoding NAD-dependent protein deacylase, which produces MSMDEKLAQFKEIINQHHRIVFFGGAGVSTASGIPDFRSSAGLYAEDQHRQLPAEEIVSASFFRKNPAQFFQFYFDKLVYPEAQPNIAHQFMAKLEEQGKHVQIVTQNIDNLHEQAGSSHVHHLHGTTEHNYCIKCGRYYNYEELILDKSGIPRCSADLGIVRPDVTLYGEQLDRAVVDQAIRAIKEAEVLIVAGTSLVVYPAAGLIDYFNGSQAIVINNQPIRTHRLNPLLFIQDMTDVFAALN
- the lepA gene encoding translation elongation factor 4; this translates as MDKQQARERQERIRNFSIIAHIDHGKSTLADRILQVTETVSDREMQDQLLDSMDLERERGITIKLNTVELKYQAKDGQEYLFHLIDTPGHVDFTYEVSRSLAACEGAILVVDAAQGVEAQTLANVYLAIDADLEIVPVINKIDLPAADPERVSLEVENMIGLDASDAVHASAKNGIGIEDILEQIVDKVPPPEGDIDNPVQALIFDSVYDSYRGVVLSVRVKEGMIEKGDKIKLMNSGKVYEVTELGVFSPKPIERDALMVGDVGYITANIKSVRDARVGDTITLANNPADKPLRGYRTMNPMVYCGMYPTDSGDYEDLREALERLQLNDSSLQFQAETSQALGFGFRCGFLGMLHMDVIQERLEREFNLDLITTAPSVIYHVQKTDGEMIKVSNPSEMPEPTEIDSIEEPRVKATVTVPNDYVGAVMEICERKRGNFVTMEYLDDLRVNVIYNLPLSEIVFDFFDRLKSMTKGYASLDYEAAGYEQSNLVKMDILIHGDSVDALSFIVHKEFSYERGRAIVDQLKEKIPRQQFEIPIQAAIGHNIVARSTVKAYRKDVTEKLYGGDVTRRQKLLKKQKEGKKRMKNVGNVEIPQEAFMAVLDLDSD